The nucleotide sequence TTACTGTTTTTCTAAAACGGCTTTTAAATTGGCTGTTCCTTTTTCAAAATCTTTGTTCATGTCGTAAAAAAGGCTCATTAGGTTAAATGGATAAGGCATTTCGCCATCAACCACCCAGCGAACTTTGGTTTGGTTATCGCTAACAGCCTCGGTGATAAAATACGATTTTGCAGGTTCGGTACTGTCCATTAAAAACAAATCAATGTCCACACGGCTGTTTTCATTGATTTTGGTAATTACTTGCGATCCGTTGCCCACTTCTTCGCTTTTCCAGCTGTATTTAAAACCTTCGGTACCGTCTGTTCCTTCTGATGTAGCTATAATATTTGGATCCAACTCAAACCAAACACCAAAATTTTCTTGGTTTTTAATGTGTTTCACATAGTTGAAAACTTCTGCATTGGGTTTGTTGATAACCGCCGAACCTTCTGCATGAAATGTTTTGGGAAGAATGGCCGCTGCAATCAATGCTAAAGCTACTAATCCTAACAGTGTAAGTAAGGTATATTTTAAAAATTTCATAGTATAAAAAGTTTTAAGTTTACTCCATTTTTTTGTTTCCTTCAAAATGAATCATCCACCAAATTCCGAATTGATCTTGAAAGGAAGCGTATAATTCTGCCCAAAATTGCTCGCCAAGTT is from Paenimyroides aestuarii and encodes:
- a CDS encoding SRPBCC family protein; its protein translation is MKFLKYTLLTLLGLVALALIAAAILPKTFHAEGSAVINKPNAEVFNYVKHIKNQENFGVWFELDPNIIATSEGTDGTEGFKYSWKSEEVGNGSQVITKINENSRVDIDLFLMDSTEPAKSYFITEAVSDNQTKVRWVVDGEMPYPFNLMSLFYDMNKDFEKGTANLKAVLEKQ